A stretch of the Sphingobacterium thalpophilum genome encodes the following:
- a CDS encoding NAD(P)-dependent alcohol dehydrogenase: MIKSKGYAAKDQHSPLEYWEFERRELGPNDVLIDILYSGICHSDIHQVRDEWGGTQYPIVPGHEIVGRIQAVGSEVTKFKQGDLAGVGCMVASCGECDNCKSDQQQFCQQKKTVWTYNSVDVMHDHSCTYGGYSNNIVADANFVLHVPETLDITKVAPLLCAGITTYSPLKRWNVRKGHKVGVLGLGGLGHMAVKIAVAMGAEVTMISHSPRKKADAALLGAQKFLNAREASAITASASYFDFIIDTVSAPHDYNVYLSLLKTQGVYICVGIPAAPMEINGRSIMGGNKILTASSIGGVQETQDMLNFCAAHNILPETELIDIDYVNEAYQRVLDSDVKYRFVIDMASIDKQGK, translated from the coding sequence ATGATTAAATCGAAGGGATATGCGGCAAAAGACCAGCATTCGCCACTCGAATACTGGGAATTTGAGAGAAGAGAGCTTGGTCCGAATGATGTGTTAATCGATATACTGTACAGCGGTATCTGCCATTCGGATATCCATCAAGTTCGTGACGAATGGGGGGGGACACAATATCCCATTGTTCCAGGGCACGAGATTGTTGGACGGATTCAGGCTGTGGGAAGTGAAGTGACCAAGTTTAAACAAGGAGATCTTGCAGGCGTAGGCTGTATGGTTGCATCCTGTGGGGAATGCGATAACTGTAAGTCAGATCAACAGCAGTTCTGTCAGCAGAAGAAGACCGTGTGGACGTATAATAGTGTCGACGTTATGCATGACCACTCTTGTACATATGGTGGTTATAGCAATAATATTGTAGCTGATGCCAATTTTGTCTTGCATGTGCCGGAGACGCTGGACATTACGAAAGTCGCGCCATTGCTTTGTGCCGGTATCACCACTTATTCACCATTAAAGCGATGGAATGTCAGGAAAGGACACAAAGTCGGTGTACTAGGGCTAGGCGGACTGGGGCATATGGCTGTTAAGATCGCAGTTGCTATGGGAGCTGAGGTGACCATGATAAGCCATTCGCCAAGGAAAAAAGCGGATGCGGCATTGCTGGGTGCTCAGAAGTTTCTGAATGCACGAGAAGCCTCAGCAATAACTGCGTCAGCTTCGTATTTCGATTTTATTATAGATACGGTTTCCGCACCTCATGATTACAATGTTTATCTGAGCTTATTGAAAACACAAGGAGTTTATATCTGTGTTGGCATTCCTGCAGCTCCCATGGAAATTAATGGACGTTCCATCATGGGGGGGAATAAAATTCTGACGGCTTCGAGCATTGGGGGAGTACAAGAAACTCAGGATATGCTTAATTTCTGTGCAGCGCATAATATTCTTCCGGAGACAGAACTTATTGATATCGATTATGTCAACGAGGCCTATCAGCGGGTGTTAGATAGTGATGTGAAGTATCGTTTTGTGATTGATATGGCATCCATTGACAAACAGGGAAAATGA
- a CDS encoding NUDIX domain-containing protein — protein MKGKFSTGLLLYKFQDSQIRFFLVHPGGPFFVRKDDGWWTVPKGEVEEDEDELSAAKGEFFEETGYLPEGQFILLDPIRQKGGKTVKCWAVEGTIDPDAISSNHFEIEWPPRSGTRHSFPEVDRAGWFTLEEAKQKINVMQVSFLEQLVSLLETKEG, from the coding sequence ATGAAAGGAAAATTTAGCACAGGCTTATTGCTGTATAAATTTCAGGACTCACAGATCAGGTTTTTCTTGGTGCATCCGGGAGGACCGTTCTTCGTCAGAAAAGATGACGGCTGGTGGACGGTGCCCAAAGGAGAGGTTGAAGAAGACGAGGATGAGCTCAGTGCAGCCAAGGGTGAATTTTTCGAAGAGACAGGGTATTTACCCGAGGGACAGTTTATTCTGCTGGATCCCATCCGACAGAAGGGTGGAAAAACGGTAAAGTGCTGGGCTGTTGAGGGCACCATTGACCCTGATGCGATATCCAGCAACCATTTCGAGATAGAGTGGCCGCCAAGATCGGGTACACGACACAGCTTCCCGGAAGTAGATCGAGCGGGCTGGTTCACCTTAGAAGAAGCAAAACAGAAGATCAATGTGATGCAAGTGTCATTTCTCGAACAATTAGTCTCTCTTTTGGAGACGAAGGAAGGATGA
- a CDS encoding bestrophin family protein, translated as MIVRKKENWFKMLFVWHGSVLPALVPRLLLLFALSLSVAYFRGNIFSFKVPLNTAPLTLFGFVLALFLGFRNNVSYERYWEGRKLWGSLLNVSRSLTRQALTLGSPKAHKDTVADFVNLLSAFLHALKHQLRQTDAHDDLTPRLSPQQLRLVQNARYKPAIVLKLMAEWVEQSREENRIDSIQQARFDENFDNLANIVGGCERIISTPIPYSYRVLLHRTVYIYCLLLPFGLVDALGWFMPLIVVFIAYTFVALEAIADEIEEPFGIEANDLALNSMCSVIDHTIYEMIGKQIDTNHKPIHNIID; from the coding sequence ATGATTGTAAGAAAAAAGGAAAACTGGTTTAAGATGCTTTTTGTGTGGCATGGCTCCGTATTACCTGCCCTAGTCCCTAGGTTGTTATTATTGTTTGCCCTGTCTTTATCGGTCGCTTATTTTCGTGGCAATATCTTTTCCTTTAAAGTCCCATTGAATACCGCTCCGCTGACACTTTTTGGTTTTGTACTTGCTTTGTTTTTAGGTTTTCGTAACAATGTCAGTTATGAAAGGTATTGGGAGGGGCGCAAACTATGGGGGAGCTTGCTGAATGTATCCCGTTCATTGACCCGGCAGGCTTTAACTTTAGGCAGTCCAAAAGCCCATAAAGATACCGTTGCCGATTTTGTAAACCTATTGAGTGCTTTTTTACATGCCCTTAAACATCAGCTGCGACAGACAGACGCGCATGACGACTTGACGCCAAGGCTAAGCCCTCAACAGCTCCGGCTGGTCCAAAATGCGCGGTACAAGCCAGCCATAGTACTAAAACTAATGGCTGAGTGGGTAGAGCAGTCTAGAGAGGAAAATAGAATAGATAGTATACAACAGGCCCGTTTCGATGAAAATTTTGATAATTTGGCAAATATCGTCGGCGGATGCGAAAGAATAATTTCCACTCCGATTCCCTATAGTTATCGTGTGCTATTGCATCGCACAGTTTACATTTATTGTCTTCTGTTGCCTTTTGGTCTTGTGGATGCGTTAGGGTGGTTTATGCCATTGATTGTGGTTTTTATTGCGTATACTTTTGTCGCCCTGGAAGCCATAGCCGACGAAATTGAAGAACCCTTTGGTATAGAAGCAAACGATCTGGCACTTAATAGTATGTGTAGTGTGATTGATCATACTATTTATGAAATGATCGGTAAGCAAATCGATACAAACCACAAACCGATCCACAATATCATTGACTGA
- a CDS encoding helix-turn-helix domain-containing protein: MSNTEGKSETRAAEITRKYLLFLDKHIDDVVQGRVSDFMELNEIAKELAISHTHLTDTVQKEKGNHPCYFYDLKIINKAKQLLADSDLSIAKIALVLTYDPSNFSKFFKKWTGQTPGSFRQKNKIPLES, translated from the coding sequence ATGTCAAATACAGAAGGTAAATCTGAAACAAGAGCAGCAGAGATAACCCGCAAATACTTACTTTTTTTGGATAAACATATTGACGATGTTGTACAAGGCCGTGTGTCGGACTTCATGGAACTCAATGAGATCGCGAAAGAACTGGCTATATCGCATACACACCTCACCGATACGGTGCAAAAAGAGAAAGGTAATCACCCCTGTTATTTTTATGACCTCAAGATTATCAATAAAGCAAAACAACTGCTGGCAGATTCGGACCTCTCTATTGCCAAAATCGCTTTGGTATTGACGTATGACCCCTCGAACTTTTCGAAATTCTTTAAAAAATGGACTGGGCAGACTCCTGGCTCCTTTAGACAAAAGAATAAGATCCCACTGGAGTCGTAG
- a CDS encoding Crp/Fnr family transcriptional regulator, with translation MGHIREYYERIIKLSESEWHFIARHFRRRIYKRNEVITARGQIENNLFFVESGIVRFCIPDEEKEITFHFCFNKEFTCAYDSFLTQTPSEYELQALVETIVWYISYEDLQHIYAHSEVGNYLGRHIAEKLFLTKSKREVSLLKYSAKERYINLFTEQPEIIKLIPLKYVASYIGITPQGLSRIRREIC, from the coding sequence ATGGGACATATAAGAGAATATTATGAACGGATTATAAAATTGTCCGAGTCGGAATGGCATTTTATCGCTCGTCATTTTCGAAGAAGAATTTATAAGAGAAATGAGGTTATCACTGCTAGGGGGCAGATTGAAAATAACCTATTTTTTGTAGAAAGCGGTATTGTTAGATTTTGTATTCCCGACGAAGAAAAAGAAATCACTTTTCATTTCTGTTTTAACAAAGAATTTACCTGTGCTTACGATTCTTTTTTGACACAGACACCGTCGGAATATGAATTACAGGCTTTGGTTGAGACCATAGTTTGGTATATTTCCTATGAAGATCTTCAGCACATTTATGCCCATAGCGAGGTGGGGAATTATCTAGGACGTCATATTGCAGAAAAACTATTTCTCACTAAGAGTAAGAGAGAGGTCTCTTTATTGAAATATAGTGCAAAGGAGCGCTATATAAATTTATTTACCGAACAGCCTGAAATAATTAAGTTGATCCCATTAAAATATGTTGCATCCTATATTGGCATTACGCCACAGGGCTTGAGCCGTATCCGTCGGGAGATTTGTTAA
- a CDS encoding adenylyltransferase/cytidyltransferase family protein produces the protein MKKIGITFSAFDLLHAGHIKMLEDAKEQCDFLICGLQTDPTLDRPEKNKPTQTVFERYMQLKACKHVDMIIPYATEQDLEDVLRSYKIHVRILGDEYMDKAFTGRKYCEEKGIVLYFNRRENRFSSSSLRSIIATKQQANQGAIVNINENTNYPLKRANA, from the coding sequence ATGAAAAAAATAGGAATTACCTTTTCTGCTTTTGATTTGCTCCATGCTGGTCACATCAAGATGCTCGAAGATGCAAAAGAACAATGCGACTTTCTGATCTGTGGTCTTCAGACTGATCCAACTTTAGACAGACCCGAAAAAAATAAACCGACGCAAACCGTATTTGAACGTTATATGCAATTAAAAGCCTGCAAACATGTGGATATGATTATTCCCTATGCCACCGAACAGGACCTGGAAGATGTACTGCGTTCCTATAAGATCCATGTACGGATCTTAGGCGATGAATATATGGATAAAGCTTTCACAGGACGGAAATATTGTGAGGAAAAAGGTATAGTGCTTTATTTTAATCGGCGCGAAAACCGGTTCTCCAGCTCTTCTTTACGTAGCATTATAGCGACCAAACAGCAAGCCAATCAGGGAGCGATTGTCAATATTAATGAAAATACCAATTATCCATTGAAACGTGCGAATGCATAA
- a CDS encoding adenylyltransferase/cytidyltransferase family protein translates to MIIGIIFGVFDMLHVGHIVALQEAKRQCDYLIVGLKTDPNRQEPGEYVPAQTMVERFIKLEGCQFVDEIIPYESDDDITDMLQSLPIHKRFIGEEYRAIDFPGRDYCVAEGIEIIYTKHKNRFSSHSLRKIVSTKEMEKSSKSFMMKAAN, encoded by the coding sequence ATGATTATAGGAATTATTTTCGGTGTTTTTGATATGTTACATGTAGGTCATATCGTCGCTTTGCAGGAAGCCAAACGGCAATGCGACTACCTTATCGTCGGCCTCAAGACAGACCCAAACCGGCAGGAACCAGGTGAATATGTACCTGCCCAGACCATGGTAGAGCGATTTATAAAATTAGAAGGATGTCAATTTGTTGATGAGATCATTCCGTATGAATCCGATGATGATATTACTGATATGTTGCAATCACTGCCTATTCACAAACGCTTTATTGGTGAAGAATATAGAGCCATAGATTTTCCCGGAAGAGATTACTGTGTGGCCGAAGGCATTGAAATCATCTATACCAAGCATAAAAATCGCTTCTCCAGCCATTCGCTACGAAAAATTGTAAGCACAAAGGAAATGGAAAAGTCCAGCAAAAGCTTTATGATGAAAGCGGCAAATTAA
- the arr gene encoding NAD(+)--rifampin ADP-ribosyltransferase — translation MSKQLAGNPSDKGPFYHGTRANLKIGDLLTPGGNSNYKADVKMNHIYFTALVNGAGLAAALAKGEGREHVYLVEPVSSFENDPNLTDQFPGNPTRSYRSRSPLKIIGEVTDWERPSQAELEQFRRKLEDNKGQIIN, via the coding sequence TTGTCAAAACAGCTCGCCGGCAATCCCTCTGACAAAGGACCTTTTTATCATGGTACCAGAGCGAATTTGAAGATCGGAGATTTGTTGACGCCTGGGGGGAATTCCAATTATAAGGCGGATGTCAAGATGAACCATATTTATTTTACTGCCCTTGTCAATGGAGCTGGTCTTGCTGCGGCATTGGCCAAAGGTGAGGGCCGGGAACACGTGTATTTAGTCGAACCAGTGAGCAGCTTCGAAAACGATCCAAATCTTACGGACCAATTTCCGGGTAATCCAACACGATCCTACCGTTCGCGCTCGCCCTTAAAAATTATTGGAGAAGTAACCGACTGGGAGAGACCGAGTCAGGCAGAACTGGAGCAGTTTCGGCGAAAACTGGAAGATAACAAGGGGCAAATCATAAATTGA
- a CDS encoding peptide deformylase: protein MKRSILAYGHSILKKDCMSINKDYPQLQTLIADLWETMENANGCGLAASQIGIPIRLFVVDSISSYRNLDYEDRTVYFDVTDEGIRETFINAKIIKRSDEMWEDEEGCLSIPGISRKVKRSWSITIEYYNAHFEKQRREFSGLTARMIQHEYDHTLGILYLDHLQPLTKRMLESKLQKIRKGQITNCYPMTFI from the coding sequence ATGAAGAGATCCATTTTAGCCTATGGGCATAGCATACTGAAAAAGGACTGTATGTCCATAAACAAAGATTATCCGCAGTTGCAGACATTGATAGCGGATTTATGGGAAACAATGGAAAACGCCAACGGCTGTGGATTAGCGGCCTCACAAATCGGCATTCCTATCCGATTGTTTGTTGTCGATAGCATTTCCTCTTATAGGAATCTAGACTATGAAGATAGGACAGTATATTTCGATGTAACCGATGAAGGCATAAGAGAAACGTTCATTAACGCCAAGATTATCAAAAGGTCCGATGAAATGTGGGAAGATGAAGAAGGTTGTTTAAGCATCCCCGGAATTTCCCGTAAGGTGAAACGCAGCTGGTCAATTACGATCGAATATTATAATGCTCACTTTGAGAAACAACGTCGTGAGTTCTCTGGGCTGACCGCGAGGATGATTCAGCATGAATATGATCACACACTTGGCATCCTTTATCTTGACCATTTACAGCCATTGACGAAAAGGATGCTGGAGTCTAAACTGCAAAAAATCCGCAAGGGGCAGATAACCAATTGTTATCCGATGACATTTATCTAA
- a CDS encoding M14 family zinc carboxypeptidase: MNTFPILLLFLTVSVAYGQNLTPYERGNGNQTTTLAEMQHFYRALSSQYPSIRYETRGEDDNGMPIDVVIFDASREALEESRVAKSVLLINNGIHPGEPDGIDATMMLMRDLATGKITIPKNVVVAAIASYNISGMLNRGSFSRANQNGPEEYGFRGNARNYDLNRDFIKTDTKNSRSFQQIFHWLKPDVFIDNHVSNGADYQYTFTYISTNKERLGEKLGSYLNNEMQKTLLHQLQKNGFLSVPYVNIHNDVPDAGFPVFMDSPRYATGYTSLFNVIGTVVETHMLKSYSDRVKATYDYMHYNIQFMEQNYQVIQRKKAENLVQYRIGNDYPISWRLDTSTYENIDFKGYEAKYKPSEVSSTQRLWYDRNAKFSKKIKLYNSYVPVKKIIIPRYYVIPQSEWKVVDLLKLNHIKMIPIQQDTVLNVEEYRIKDFKTVTSPYEGHYLHYDTDVVRQSAARKFSAGDLLIPLDQDGVKYLLETLEPEATDSYFNWNFFDAILGQKEYYSAYVFEDTAAKLLKENKNLKIAFEREKANNSKFATDGRAQLDWIYKHSDYYEKSHLLYPIFRMN, encoded by the coding sequence ATGAATACGTTTCCCATACTATTGCTTTTCTTGACCGTCAGTGTTGCCTATGGGCAGAATCTGACGCCTTATGAACGCGGGAATGGCAATCAAACGACAACATTGGCAGAGATGCAGCATTTCTACCGAGCTTTGTCCAGTCAATACCCGTCTATCCGATATGAGACCAGAGGTGAAGATGATAACGGCATGCCCATCGACGTTGTCATATTTGACGCATCAAGGGAGGCTCTGGAAGAATCAAGGGTAGCAAAATCCGTATTGCTGATAAACAACGGGATCCATCCCGGTGAGCCAGATGGAATTGATGCGACGATGATGCTTATGCGGGACCTGGCAACAGGCAAGATAACGATACCCAAGAACGTTGTCGTCGCTGCTATTGCGAGTTATAATATAAGCGGTATGCTCAATCGGGGCAGTTTCTCAAGAGCCAATCAGAACGGGCCGGAGGAGTACGGCTTTCGCGGTAACGCGCGCAATTATGATCTAAATCGTGATTTTATCAAAACTGATACGAAGAACTCGAGAAGCTTTCAGCAGATTTTCCATTGGTTGAAGCCCGATGTTTTTATTGACAACCATGTAAGCAATGGTGCAGACTATCAATATACATTTACCTATATATCGACAAATAAGGAGCGACTGGGAGAGAAGTTGGGAAGCTATTTAAACAATGAAATGCAAAAAACACTGCTACATCAGCTGCAAAAGAATGGTTTTTTATCGGTTCCTTACGTAAATATTCATAACGATGTTCCCGATGCTGGTTTTCCAGTTTTTATGGATTCCCCCAGGTATGCCACGGGTTATACCAGTCTATTTAACGTTATCGGAACAGTGGTCGAAACACACATGCTAAAATCTTATTCCGACCGTGTCAAGGCAACTTATGACTATATGCATTATAATATTCAGTTTATGGAGCAGAATTATCAGGTGATACAGCGGAAAAAGGCCGAGAATTTGGTCCAATATCGTATCGGAAATGACTATCCGATTTCCTGGAGACTGGATACATCAACATATGAAAACATCGACTTCAAAGGGTATGAAGCAAAATATAAACCAAGCGAAGTCTCATCAACCCAGAGGTTATGGTATGATCGGAATGCAAAATTTTCAAAAAAGATCAAACTGTATAATTCCTATGTGCCCGTTAAAAAGATCATTATCCCGAGATATTATGTAATTCCTCAATCTGAATGGAAAGTCGTTGATCTGCTAAAACTTAATCATATTAAAATGATTCCGATCCAGCAGGACACTGTACTGAACGTGGAGGAATATCGAATCAAGGATTTCAAGACTGTCACTTCTCCGTACGAGGGCCATTATTTGCACTACGACACCGATGTAGTCCGCCAATCTGCCGCGCGCAAGTTTAGCGCCGGCGATCTTTTAATTCCACTAGATCAGGATGGTGTGAAATATCTTTTGGAGACATTGGAACCCGAGGCAACCGATTCCTACTTCAACTGGAATTTTTTTGATGCAATTTTAGGGCAGAAAGAATATTATTCAGCTTACGTTTTTGAAGATACGGCCGCTAAGCTGCTCAAGGAAAACAAGAATTTGAAAATAGCTTTCGAACGGGAAAAAGCAAACAATTCGAAATTTGCAACTGATGGGAGAGCTCAGTTAGACTGGATCTATAAGCACTCTGATTATTATGAAAAATCCCATCTGCTATATCCGATTTTTAGGATGAACTGA
- a CDS encoding MFS transporter, whose protein sequence is MKIQKSLLSLALGGLGIGVTEFTMMGMLTDVANDLDVSIPQAGYLITAYALGVVIGAPLLVLGMNRYSPTKTLIVLMVLFTIFNGLSIIAPDYHFLLLSRFISGLPHGAFFGVGSVVASRLAAKGKEAQAVSIMFSGLTVANLLGVPLGTYIGHHFSWRYTFLLIALIGLLTIIALKLWLPKTIGKQKRTNPWEDLAIFRDSNVWFMILIFSVAPAALFAWISYIAPLMSEVSGIAEQHLPYIMVLAGLGMFVGNLIGGKLTDSFSAPVVVIVVLIIQMLSMLTTYYTASIAWASLVMTFWTGMTTFALVPSLTVLLLNSVKSDSEMLVASLGPACFNIANALGAFLGGVPIEQGYGYASPLLVGTAMTAGGIIISLFYVRRTKSENYAAALCQADKH, encoded by the coding sequence ATGAAAATTCAAAAAAGCTTGTTATCACTTGCGCTCGGAGGACTGGGCATTGGTGTTACGGAATTTACGATGATGGGAATGTTGACAGATGTTGCCAACGATCTCGATGTTTCAATCCCGCAAGCAGGTTATTTAATTACAGCATATGCATTAGGTGTAGTTATCGGCGCTCCGTTACTTGTACTGGGTATGAACCGGTATTCGCCCACGAAGACGCTGATCGTGCTAATGGTGCTTTTCACTATTTTTAATGGTCTTTCGATCATCGCTCCTGATTATCACTTTCTGTTGTTATCGCGTTTTATATCGGGGCTTCCTCATGGGGCTTTCTTTGGTGTGGGATCCGTGGTGGCCAGCCGTCTTGCTGCAAAAGGTAAGGAAGCCCAGGCGGTATCCATTATGTTTTCTGGCCTTACTGTTGCGAATCTGCTTGGTGTACCACTGGGAACCTATATAGGGCATCATTTTTCATGGCGTTATACCTTTTTGTTGATTGCACTAATTGGCTTGCTGACCATTATCGCTTTAAAATTATGGCTTCCAAAAACAATAGGTAAACAGAAGAGAACAAATCCTTGGGAAGATCTCGCCATCTTTAGGGATAGCAATGTCTGGTTTATGATATTGATCTTTTCAGTGGCTCCTGCAGCTCTTTTCGCGTGGATCAGCTACATTGCTCCGTTGATGAGTGAAGTGTCTGGCATTGCGGAGCAACACTTGCCGTATATTATGGTTCTGGCTGGACTGGGTATGTTTGTTGGCAACCTGATTGGCGGAAAGCTTACGGATTCCTTTTCTGCTCCGGTAGTTGTTATTGTTGTACTGATAATTCAGATGCTCAGCATGCTTACGACTTATTATACTGCTTCGATTGCTTGGGCTTCGTTGGTCATGACTTTCTGGACTGGAATGACCACATTTGCGCTAGTGCCATCACTTACCGTTTTATTGCTTAATTCTGTAAAGAGTGATTCGGAAATGCTCGTGGCATCCTTGGGCCCAGCCTGTTTCAATATCGCCAATGCTCTGGGGGCCTTTCTGGGCGGAGTTCCAATTGAGCAGGGATATGGCTATGCCTCTCCACTACTAGTAGGAACTGCAATGACTGCTGGGGGCATTATTATTTCGTTATTTTACGTGAGAAGAACCAAAAGCGAGAATTATGCAGCTGCACTCTGTCAAGCAGATAAGCATTAG